A single region of the Anguilla rostrata isolate EN2019 chromosome 11, ASM1855537v3, whole genome shotgun sequence genome encodes:
- the ribc1 gene encoding RIB43A-like with coiled-coils protein 1 isoform X1, with amino-acid sequence MFKVEDSAAMAIERRRASETARKERIFDTRNRVIGLDLSKLQRQVEEKRERERVEKVRDKAFESLSAMHDALLKQQFAEEERRRAELSQELVQFRATHQRAQDSRDADLNFKELALNPPVSEEELGPSSMQVFQGGDCMARERKKAQMEENERLLKAQTQEKEKMRIHKKQTELLWGRAQVQQDFRELQLDATEEKCRRDAQVALSKYNLAQAAERAQQQKMDRLKEEGENFMEVWHMMTSDLLTECPEAAERGGGGAGQRVLLDRWKGMSAEQMNAIHKQREEQLAERERLREAKRQREAAWDSLQMAQSREGEEEEKRERERERQRRTEMDRYNMQLAREQQAHQQYLEKNLYTNRPAASYFTQFGSSSR; translated from the exons atgtttaaagTGGAAGACTCAGCTGCGATGGCTATCGAACGGCGACGTGCGTCGGAGACAGCGCGCAAGGAACGAATTTTCGACACCAGAAATCGGGTCATCGGGTTGGACCTTTCAAAGCTGCAGAGGCAAGTCGAGGAGAagcgggagcgggagagggTGGAGAAAGTACGGGACAAGGCATTCG AATCGTTGAGCGCGATGCACGACGCTCTCTTGAAGCAACAGTTTGCAGAAGAGGAGCGCAGGAGAGCGGAACTATCCCAGGAATTGGTACAGTTCCGAGCGACTCACCAGCGTGCTCAGGACTCCCGTGACGCTGATCTGAATTTTAAAGAACTGGCTCTTAATCCCCCGGTTTCAGAGGAGGAACTGGGGCCTTCGAGCATGCAGGTGTTTCAG ggaggTGATTGTATggccagagagaggaagaaagctCAGATGGAGGAAAATGAAAGACTTCtgaaagcacagacacaggagaaggagaaaatgcgcatccacaaaaaacaaacag AGTTGCTGTGGGGCCGAGCACAGGTGCAACAAGACTTTAGGGAGCTGCAGCTTGATGCTACGGAGGAAAAGTGTAGGCGAGATGCTCAAGTTGCTCTCAGCAAGTACAACCTGGCTCAG GCTGCAGAGCGGGCACAGCAACAGAAGATGGACAGATTGAAAGAGGAAGGGGAGAATTTTATGGAGGTGTGGCATatgatgacctctgacctcctgaCGGAGTGCCCTgaagctgcagagagagggggtggaggggcggggcagagggtgCTTTTGGACAGATGGAAGGGGATGAGTGCCGAGCAGATGAACGCCATACAcaagcagagagaggagcagcttgctgagagagag AGGCTGAGAGAGgccaagagacagagagaggcagcgtgGGATAGCCTGCAGATGGCACAAAgccgagagggagaggaggaggagaagagagagagggagagagagaggcagagaaggacagagatgGACAGATACAACATGCAGCTGGCCAGAGAGCAACAAGCACA TCAGCAGTACCTGGAGAAGAATCTCTACACCAACAGGCCTGCGGCCAGCTACTTCACACAGTTCGGCAGTAGCTCTCGCTAG
- the smc1a gene encoding structural maintenance of chromosomes protein 1A — protein sequence MGYLKLIEIENFKSYKGRQIIGPFHKFTAIIGPNGSGKSNLMDAISFVLAEKTSNLRVKTLKDLIHGAPVGKPAANRAFVSMVYREDNGEERTFTRVIIGASSEYRINSKVVGLSEYSEELEKLGILIKARNFLVFQGAVESIAMKNPKERTALFEEISRSGELAQEYDRRKKEMVKAEEDTQFNYHRKKNIAAERKEAKQEKEEAERYQRLKDEVVRAHVQMQLFKLYHNEAEIEKLNRELSHRNREIDKDRKRMDRVEEELKEKKKELGRMMREQQTVEKEIKEKDAELNQKRPQYIKAKENTSHKIKKLEAARKSLQSAQKTYKKRKADMEELEKEQGAVETARQEFEERMEEEAQSQGQDLTLEENQVKQYHRLKEEASKRAATLAQELEKFNRDQKADQDRLDLEERKKVETEAKIKQKIREIEENQKRIEKLEDYIATSRQSLEEQKRMEEELTEEVEQAKRRIDEINMELNQVMEQLGDARIDRQENSRQQRKAEIMESIKRLYPGSVYGRLIDLCQPTQKKYQIAVTKVLGKNMDAIIVDSEKTGRDCIQYIKEQRGEPETFLPLDYLEVKPTDEKLRELRGAKLVIDVIRYEPPHIKKALQYACGNALVCENVEDARRIAFGGPYRHKTVALDGTLFQKSGVISGGASDLKAKARRWDEKAVDKLKDRKEKLTEELKEQMKAKRKEAELRQVQSQAHGLQMRLKYSQSDLEQTKTRHLSLNMQEKSKLESELANFGPRINDIKRIIQSRERDIKELRDRMNLVEDEVFVEFCEEIGVRNIREFEEEKVKRQNEIAKKRLEFETQKTRLGIQLDYEKNQLKEDQEKVQMWEQTVKKDESEIERLKKEEQRHMKIIDETMAQLQDLKNQHLTKKSEVNDKNHEMEEIRKKLGGANKELTQLQKEVTAIETKLEQKRSDRHNLLQACKMQDIRLPLKSGTMDDISQGEGSSQTEESMSSQKTSSTVLAKEALIEIDYSNLSEDLKDALSDEEIKAEMNSLQQRLNEQQSILQRISAPNMKAMEKLESVRDKFQETSDEFEAARKRAKKAKQAFEQIKKERFDRFNACFESVATNIDEIYKALSRNSSAQAFLGPENPEEPYLDGINYNCVAPGKRFRPMDNLSGGEKTVAALALLFAIHSYKPAPFFVLDEIDAALDNTNIGKVANYIKDQSVQNFQAIVISLKEEFYTKADSLIGVYPEQGDCVISKVLTFDLSQYPDANPNPNE from the exons ATGGGTTATTTGAAACTGATAGAAATAGAGAATTTCAAGTCCTACAAAGGTCGGCAAATAATCGGACCTTTTCACAAGTTCACTGCGATCATCGGGCCAAATGGATCGG GCAAATCAAATCTTATGGATGCCATTAGTTTTGTTCTGGCGGAAAAAACCAGCAACCTGCGCGTGAAGACTCTGAAAGATCTGATCCACGGGGCACCTGTAGGTAAACCTGCGGCCAACCGCGCCTTCGTGAGCATGGTGTACCGGGAGGACAACGGCGAGGAGCGCACCTTCACCCGGGTCATCATAG GTGCCTCCTCTGAATACCGCATCAACAGTAAAGTGGTGGGGCTGTCCGAGTATagcgaggagctggagaagctggGCATTCTCATCAAGGCCCGGAACTTCTTGGTGTTCCAG GGAGCAGTGGAGTCCATTGCCATGAAGAACCCGAAGGAGCGGACGGCTCTGTTTGAGGAGATCTCGCGCTCGGGGGAGCTGGCTCAGGAGTACGACCGCAGGAAGAAGGAGATGGTGAAAGCGGAAGAGGACACGCAGTTCAACTACCACCGCAAGAAGAACATTGCTGCCGAGCGCAAGGAGGCAAAGCAGGAGAAGGAAGAG gCGGAGCGATACCAGAGACTGAAGGATGAGGTGGTGAGAGCCCACGTGCAGATGCAGCTCTTCAAACTCTACCACAATGAGGCAGAGATTGAGAAACTCAACCGTGAACTCTCCCACCGCAACCGCGAGATTGATAAGGACCGCAAGCGAATGGACCGCGtcgaggaggagctgaaggagaagaagaaagagctCGGAAGGATGATGAGGGAGCAGCAGACTGTGGAGAAAGAGATCAA GGAGAAGGATGCAGAGCTGAACCAGAAGAGGCCGCAGTACATCAAAGCCAAGGAGAACACGTCCCACAAGATCAAGAAGCTGGAGGCGGCGCGGAAATCCCTGCAGAGCGCCCAGAAGACCTACAAGAAGCGCAAGGCTGacatggaggagctggagaaggagcaggGAGCCGTGGAGACCGCTCGACAGGAGTTCGAGGAGCgcatggaggaggaggcccAGAGCCAGGGCCAGGACCTCACCCTGGAGGAGAACCAG gTGAAACAGTACCACCGTCTGAAGGAGGAGGCCAGTAAACGGGCCGCCACCCTGGCCCAGGAGCTCGAGAAGTTCAACCGCGACCAGAAAGCCGACCAGGACCGACTGGACCTGGAGGAGCGAAAGAAAGTGGAGacagag GCCAAAATTAAGCAGAAGATCAGAGAGATTGAGGAGAACCAGAAACGCATTGAGAAGCTGGAAGACTACATCGCCACCAGCAG gCAATCTCTGGAGGAGCAGAAGCgcatggaggaggagctgacCGAGGAGGTGGAGCAGGCCAAGAGGAGGATTGATGAGATCAACATGGAACTCAACCAG GTCATGGAACAGCTGGGAGACGCCAGGATCGATCGACAGGAGAACAGCAGGCAGCAGCGCAAAGCAGAGATCATGGAGAGCATCAAGAGACTCTACCCTGGATCTGtg TACGGCAGGCTGATTGACTTGTGCCAGCCCACGCAGAAGAAGTATCAGATTGCTGTCACCAAGGTCCTGGGGAAGAACATGGACGCCATCATTGTGGACTCTGAGAAGACGGGCCGCGACTGCATCCAGTACATAAAGGAGCAGCGCGGAGAGCCTGAGACCTTCCTGCCCCTGGACTACCTGGAG GTGAAGCCGACCGACGAGAAGCTGCGGGAGTTGCGGGGGGCCAAGCTGGTGATCGATGTGATTCGCTACGAGCCGCCGCACATCAAGAAGGCGCTGCAGTACGCCTGTGGGAACGCGCTCGTGTGCGAGAACGTTGAGGATGCCCGCAGGATTGCCTTCGGCGGACCCTACAGACACAAG acgGTAGCTCTGGATGGGACTCTGTTCCAGAAGTCAGGTGTGATTTCCGGAGGGGCCAGCGACCTGAAGGCCAAGGCCAGGCGCTGGGACGAGAAGGCTGTGGACAAACTGAAGGACAGAAAGGAGAAACTCACAGAGGAGCTGAAG GAGCAAATGAAGGCTAAGaggaaggaggcggagctccgTCAGGTGCAGTCTCAGGCTCACGGGCTGCAGATGAGACTGAAATACTCCCAGAGCGACTTGGAGCAGACCAAGACTCGCCACCTGTCCCTCAACATGCAG GAGAAGTCAAAGTTGGAGAGTGAGCTAGCCAATTTTGGGCCTCGAATCAATGACATCAAGAGGATCATCCAGTCTCGTGAGAGAGATATTAAAGAGCTCAGAGATCGCATGAACTTG GTGGAGGATGAGGTGTTTGTGGAGTTCTGTGAGGAGATCGGCGTGAGAAACATCAGGGAGTTTGAGGAGGAGAAAGTCAAGAGGCAGAACGAGATCGCCAAGAAGCG gctggagtttgagacccagAAGACCCGACTGGGGATTCAGCTGGACTACGAGAAGAACCAGCTGAAGGAGGACCAGGAGAAGGTTCAGATGTGGGAGCAGACAGTGAAGAAGGATGAGAGTGAGATTGAGAGACTAAAGAAG gaggagcagaggcatATGAAGATCATAGATGAGACCATGGCACAGCTGCAGGACCTGAAGAATCAGCACCTCACCAAGAAGTCTGAGGTCAATGACAAGAACCACGAGATGGAGGAGATCCGCAAGAAGCTGGGCGGTGCCAACAA ggagTTGACACAGCTGCAGAAAGAGGTGACCGCCATAGAGACCAAGCTGGAGCAGAAGCGCAGCGACAGACACAACCTGCTGCAGGCCTGCAAGATGCAGGACATACGACTTCCCCTCAAATCCGGAACCATGGACGACATCAGCCAGGGGGAG GGGAGCTCGCAGACTGAAGAGTCTATGAGCAGTCAGAAGACCTCCAGCACCGTGCTGGCCAAAGAAGCCCTGATTGAGATTGACTACAGCAATCTGTCGGAGGATCTGAAG GACGCGCTGTCTGATGAAGAGATAAAGGCGGAGATGAACAGCCTGCAGCAGCGCCTGAATGAGCAGCAGAGCATCCTGCAGAGGATCAGCGCCCCCAACATGAAGGCCATGGAAAAGCTGGAGAGCGTGAGGGACAAGTTCCAGGAGACCAGTGATG AGTTTGAGGCAGCGCGCAAGCGGGCGAAGAAGGCCAAGCAGGCCTTTGAGCAGATAAAGAAGGAGAGATTCGACCGCTTCAATGCCTGCTTCGAGTCTGTCGCCACTAACATCGATGAGATCTACAAGGCCCTATCCCGCAACAGCAGCGCCcag GCGTTTTTGGGGCCAGAGAATCCAGAGGAGCCATATTTAGATGGGATAAACTACAACTGTGTGGCTCCAGGGAAGAGATTCAGGCCGATGGATAACCTGTCTGGAGGAGAGAAGACTGTCGCTGCCCTGGCCCTGCTCTTCGCTATACACAG ctaCAAGCCTGCTCCATTCTTTGTCCTGGATGAGATTGATGCTGCCCTGGACAACACAAACATTGGCAAG GTGGCCAACTACATAAAGGACCAGTCGGTGCAGAACTTCCAGGCCATTGTCATCTCTCTCAAAGAGGAGTTTTACACCAAGGCTGACTCTCTCATTGGCGTGTACCCTGAg CAAGGAGACTGCGTCATCAGCAAAgtgctgacctttgacctctctcaGTATCCTGAcgccaaccctaaccccaatgAATAG
- the ribc1 gene encoding RIB43A-like with coiled-coils protein 1 isoform X2 — MEDSAAMAIERRRASETARKERIFDTRNRVIGLDLSKLQRQVEEKRERERVEKVRDKAFESLSAMHDALLKQQFAEEERRRAELSQELVQFRATHQRAQDSRDADLNFKELALNPPVSEEELGPSSMQVFQGGDCMARERKKAQMEENERLLKAQTQEKEKMRIHKKQTELLWGRAQVQQDFRELQLDATEEKCRRDAQVALSKYNLAQAAERAQQQKMDRLKEEGENFMEVWHMMTSDLLTECPEAAERGGGGAGQRVLLDRWKGMSAEQMNAIHKQREEQLAERERLREAKRQREAAWDSLQMAQSREGEEEEKRERERERQRRTEMDRYNMQLAREQQAHQQYLEKNLYTNRPAASYFTQFGSSSR; from the exons a TGGAAGACTCAGCTGCGATGGCTATCGAACGGCGACGTGCGTCGGAGACAGCGCGCAAGGAACGAATTTTCGACACCAGAAATCGGGTCATCGGGTTGGACCTTTCAAAGCTGCAGAGGCAAGTCGAGGAGAagcgggagcgggagagggTGGAGAAAGTACGGGACAAGGCATTCG AATCGTTGAGCGCGATGCACGACGCTCTCTTGAAGCAACAGTTTGCAGAAGAGGAGCGCAGGAGAGCGGAACTATCCCAGGAATTGGTACAGTTCCGAGCGACTCACCAGCGTGCTCAGGACTCCCGTGACGCTGATCTGAATTTTAAAGAACTGGCTCTTAATCCCCCGGTTTCAGAGGAGGAACTGGGGCCTTCGAGCATGCAGGTGTTTCAG ggaggTGATTGTATggccagagagaggaagaaagctCAGATGGAGGAAAATGAAAGACTTCtgaaagcacagacacaggagaaggagaaaatgcgcatccacaaaaaacaaacag AGTTGCTGTGGGGCCGAGCACAGGTGCAACAAGACTTTAGGGAGCTGCAGCTTGATGCTACGGAGGAAAAGTGTAGGCGAGATGCTCAAGTTGCTCTCAGCAAGTACAACCTGGCTCAG GCTGCAGAGCGGGCACAGCAACAGAAGATGGACAGATTGAAAGAGGAAGGGGAGAATTTTATGGAGGTGTGGCATatgatgacctctgacctcctgaCGGAGTGCCCTgaagctgcagagagagggggtggaggggcggggcagagggtgCTTTTGGACAGATGGAAGGGGATGAGTGCCGAGCAGATGAACGCCATACAcaagcagagagaggagcagcttgctgagagagag AGGCTGAGAGAGgccaagagacagagagaggcagcgtgGGATAGCCTGCAGATGGCACAAAgccgagagggagaggaggaggagaagagagagagggagagagagaggcagagaaggacagagatgGACAGATACAACATGCAGCTGGCCAGAGAGCAACAAGCACA TCAGCAGTACCTGGAGAAGAATCTCTACACCAACAGGCCTGCGGCCAGCTACTTCACACAGTTCGGCAGTAGCTCTCGCTAG